One window of the Hemiscyllium ocellatum isolate sHemOce1 chromosome 11, sHemOce1.pat.X.cur, whole genome shotgun sequence genome contains the following:
- the LOC132820188 gene encoding interferon-gamma-inducible GTPase 10-like produces the protein MAQSTLSKFFTPQESRNLQCLYNTGDLKTVILQMKSKSHNLTNMQLNIAVMGDVGSGKSTFINAMRGLRSDDQGAAPTGNEETRIEPTGYSYQDLPNVQLWDLPGTNSFGFELNRYLKNVNFESYDFFIIISQARFRENDAELAKKIQEQGKEFYYVRAKIDNDARSLWRQGADLNEGWVRIRKDCISNFQSVGVTPPAIFLISSFDREEYDLPKLKNMLARDLPSIKSNIFTLSIPKIMMEITESKTRMVEKRVWMLDILAGAIGTVPVSISESVPVPVLLFIACIGLTITGWMYLQKQPGISGASLQHLASKFSKPNSNLKAEMNRQLTRKLRPTVIHILLGITLIVCMITGSRHSFTLITQSIFGAVSSFAFAYKLLNDSLRQRLETIQQLVKCAVSRE, from the coding sequence ATGGCCCAGTCTACCCTCTCCAAGTTCTTCACTCCTCAGGAGAGCAGGAACCTGCAGTGTCTGTACAACACAGGGGATTTGAAAACTGTGATTCTTCAGATGAAGAGTAAGTCTCACAATTTAACCAACATGCAGCTGAACATTGCAGTGATGGGGGATGTGGGGTCAGGGAAGTCCACCTTCATTAATGCAATGAGAGGACTTCGGAGTGATGACCAAGGAGCTGCTCCAACTGGGAATGAAGAAACCAGGATTGAGCCAACCGGGTATTCTTATCAAGATCTGCCTAATGTCCAACTCTGGGATCTTCCAGGAACAAATTCCTTCGGATTTGAACTAAATCGTTATCTAAAGAATGTGAATTTTGAAAGCTATGACTTTTTCATTATTATTTCTCAGGCTCGATTCAGAGAGAATGACGCCGAACTTGCCAAAAAGATTCAAGAACAAGGCAAAGAGTTTTACTATGTCCGGGCCAAAATAGACAATGATGCCCGGTCACTGTGGAGACAAGGTGCTGACCTTAATGAAGGCTGGGTCAGAATCCGCAAGGACTGTATCAGTAACTTCCAAAGTGTCGGGGTTACACCACCTGCTATTTTTCTGATCTCCAGTTTTGATCGAGAGGAATATGACCTTCCTAAATTAAAGAACATGCTCGCCAGGGATCTCCCCAGTATTAAATCAAACATCTTCACGCTGTCAATCCCAAAGATTATGATGGAAATTACAGAATCCAAAACAAGGATGGTAGAGAAGAGAGTCTGGATGTTGGACATTCTTGCTGGAGCAATAGGTACAGTGCCAGTGTCAATCTCAGAATCAGTGCCAGTGCCAGTATTGCTTTTCATTGCTTGCATTGGGTTGACAATTACTGGGTGGATGTACCTTCAGAAACAGCCGGGAATCAGTGGTGCGTCTCTGCAACATTTGGCCAGCAAATTCTCCAAGCCCAATTCCAATCTGAAAGCTGAAATGAATCGTCAATTGACACGCAAGTTACGACCAACTGTTATCCACATCCTGTTAGGAATCACCCTCATCGTATGCATGATAACTGGGTCTAGACATAGCTTCACTCTGATCACCCAGTCTATCTTCGGAGCAGTGTCATCCTTTGCTTTTGCCTACAAGTTGCTAAATGATTCACTGAGACAGCGTTTGGAAACTATACAACAGTTAGTAAAATGTGCAGTGAGCAGAGAGTGA